The Spirochaeta isovalerica nucleotide sequence TTCAGGCTGATAGAATCGTTTAACCACAAATATGAGCGCTTTAACCCTCAAGGGAATTTTGGCCAGCCACTGGTTGAATTCATCGGTGTTGTTCGACGAAGGAGAGAGGAGCTTGATAACCGAACCGAGAGACCGCTCTTCGCTGAGAAGGGGTCTGGTCGTATGTCCCGGTTTCAGGGTTTTTCTGTATTCGGGCTTGAATCTCTCGCCGTAATTGTAATTGATGATCTCTTCGGCTTTATCCATATCGGCCTTGAAATCGCCGATAAAAACGGAGCCGTAGGTCATGGCGTCGCTGATGGACTTGGAAATCTCCGATTTACCGCCGCCGGAAACCGTACAAGGTTTATGGCAGAAGGTTCCCTCGGCAACAGTTCCCACAAGTCTCCAGGCGGGAGATGCGGGATGTTTTTCCATCCGCACTTTGTAGCCCGAAGGATGAACGTAAATATTGTCGGGAAGAACTCTGAGCGATTTCTTTTTACCGTCGAGTTTCCAATGGGCTTTCTGGGTTTCCAGATCGATACGGGCATCCTCGGGAATGTAGATAATATTGTTGAAGTTCCGGTCTATGCCATAGCCGTCTTTCTGTTCGACGAAATCATCGCCCAGAACGGCTTTGAAATTTCCGAACCGGTGGTCCTTCTCCAGGTGGAGAAAATGCATGTTTGTATCGGGAAGGAACTGCGTACCAAGATTGAAGCTGGGAAAAGCCAGGGCTCCACCGGCATGCTCTTCCTCGGCGAGGCCGAGAAGGTTGGCCGAATAGCCGATCTGGGTTTTCACTTCTTTTTTGGTATATCCGAAATAGTTGTCGGCGATAAGAGTGACGATAACACCGCTCTCATCGCGGGCCGTCAGTTTGAAGGGAGAACCGTCGTTGTAAAGCTCCTCTTCAGACTCCCAGCACATTCCTTCCGCTTTCTGACGATCCGTAGCGTATTTCACATGAGGAAGACCGGCTTCCTTCTTGGTGACCTCTGTAAGATGGGGCGCCAGGATAACACAGCCCGTATGGCCGGTCCAGTGCTCCGGATCGAGAGCCGCATCGTGTTCCGGCAGATAGGGGTCGCCGGCATTCCCGAAAATGGATTCTGCGAAATCGAGGTTGCTCACCAGGTTTCCGGGAGCAAAGAAACGCACTTCCATGGTTTTCCGGGGCGTATAGCCGGGAACTTCGGGAACAACTATCGGCCTGAGGAGAAGAGAGAGAAACACATTGGCTTTCTCTTTCTGCGTTGAAGTAAAAGGCAGAATTTTAAGTTTATCCGGAGCATCGCTGAAAGATTTTTCTAGTAGAATGGCAAAAGTCTGTTTGGGAACGGATTTTTTATCGAAAGGAACGGGAAGCCCGCCTTCCGCTACGTGAAAAGATCCTTTTGTCGTTCTTCTATCGTTTTTAGGGTTATTCAGAACCCCCTGTTTGACTCTATATGAGCTGATGATGTCTGTAATGAATTCATTTTTATCAGGCGGAACGCTTAACTCTCTTGCCAGGCCATAACGGTCCAGGATAAGGGTATCTTTAGGAAGTTCAGGAGTTGAATCCAGCTTCAAATCCTCAAGATAGCGTTCCAGAAAATTCTGGATTCTTTGGTCAACGGGACAGAGATAGGTAGAAAGAAGCCGATTCTTCTCTTTGTAGTTCTCTATCAGGTCATGTGCAATATCGATATCAGTCACATCGGTTATGTCACTGTACGGAAGTCCCATGGAAGCCAGTTTAAGATTGATATATCTTAAAATCCGCTCCCTCTGTGCCGGATCATCTGCGCTGACGCCGAGTCCGAGCGATCTTTTTGGATCCATTATTTCCTCCTGAAATATATCTCATTCATTCACTGTCAAAAATTTCAAGTAATTCACTATTACTGCATTTAATAATTTAAACCATACGGAGGATATGTTCAAATGGTAGAGAAAAAGCTGAATAGATAATTTATTATTTAGTTAACAATTCAAAATAATCTTGACAGGATTTGAATATCTAATTATCATCACTTTCAGATTTGGGATAGACGTAGTTCCTGCGAATCTCTCAAACCTGACTTTTTGGACCGGCCGGAAACAAGTTTTCTGATCGTCCAATTGCCCTTGGGCTGGTCGAAGACTTTGTCTTCTGCTCGCCCCTGCATCCTTGGGGGTATAGCTCAGTTGGCTAGAGCGCCTGGCTGGCAGCCATGAGGTCATGGGTTCGAGCCCCATTACCTCCACAAGAATTAGAAGCATTGCGTTTGCAGTGCTTCTTTTTTTTTATAAATTCATGGGGCTCAATCGGGAATGAAAGCCAAACAGATTGAGTACCCGAAAGAATGCATCAGTGCAGGACACAGTATTTGGCAACAGACTTCTTATATAATTATGACTTCAATCTTCCAATTAATATAGTTGGAGTCCTGTTTCAGGCAACTGAAATAAAGCTCAAGCAGGCCTTTACTAAAAATTGCATTAAAAAGAAACGTATCCTATCATTTCATATCATGAAGAATACTTATTTAGGCAAAGAAATACCCAAACTCGGATTCGGGCTGATGCGGCTCCCCATGATCGGCGATGAGGTTGACATCGAACAGGTAAAACATATGGCGGATATATTCGTTGAGAACGGATTCACCTATTTCGATACAGCTTATCCTTATATAAACGGAAAATCGGAAGAAGCGGTAAAAGAGGCTCTGATCGGCCGATTCCCGAGGGAGTCCATTCAGATCGCATCGAAAATGCCGGTCTGGCTTTGTAATAAGCCAGAAGATTTCAACCCCCTGCTGGAAGTTCAGCTGAAAAGAACCGGAGCGGAGTATTTTGATTTTTACCTGCTCCATGCTCTGGATAGAAACCGCATGGAACAGATGGACAAAATCGGCGGCTGGGATTTTGTAAAAAGGGCGAAAGAGGAAGGGCTGATCAGACACTTCGGTTTTTCTTTTCATGATAAGGCAGACGTTCTGGATCAGATTCTGATCTCTCATCCCGAAGCGGAATTTGTACAGCTCCAGTTAAATTATGCGGATTGGGAAAACAGTGACGTGCAATCGGGAAAGTGTTACGAAATCGCAAGAAAGCACAATACGCCGATAATTGTCATGGAACCGGTAAAAGGCGGCAATCTGGCAAACATGCCGGGAGAAGCCGGTCGGATTTTTAAATCGAAAGAACCGGGAAAATCGGTTGCCTCATGGGCCATGCGCTATGCCGGATCGCTGGAAGGCATTATAACGGTATTGAGCGGAATGTCCGACCTGGATCAAATGCAGGATAATATCGATACGATGAAGGACTTTTCTCAATTGAGTGAAGAGGAATACGCCACAATAGAGCAGGTCGTGGATGTTCTTGCGAAAGCTGATACTGTTCCCTGTACATCCTGTAAGTATTGCGTCGACGGATGTCCTCAAAAGATCAATATTCCTGAAGTACTGGGTTCCCTGAACACCTATCGGACATACAAAGATCTCAAGGCCGTGAAGGGACACTATAATTGGGTCACAGCCAATAGCGGGAAAGCTTCGGATTGCATTGCCT carries:
- a CDS encoding aldo/keto reductase, producing the protein MKNTYLGKEIPKLGFGLMRLPMIGDEVDIEQVKHMADIFVENGFTYFDTAYPYINGKSEEAVKEALIGRFPRESIQIASKMPVWLCNKPEDFNPLLEVQLKRTGAEYFDFYLLHALDRNRMEQMDKIGGWDFVKRAKEEGLIRHFGFSFHDKADVLDQILISHPEAEFVQLQLNYADWENSDVQSGKCYEIARKHNTPIIVMEPVKGGNLANMPGEAGRIFKSKEPGKSVASWAMRYAGSLEGIITVLSGMSDLDQMQDNIDTMKDFSQLSEEEYATIEQVVDVLAKADTVPCTSCKYCVDGCPQKINIPEVLGSLNTYRTYKDLKAVKGHYNWVTANSGKASDCIACGYCEEQCPQHIAIIDALQEVAGVFG